One segment of Paenibacillus rhizovicinus DNA contains the following:
- a CDS encoding DHA2 family efflux MFS transporter permease subunit, which produces MSAQHAKQPVTVPFTSMRQLIGPLLAIIVGIFMVILDSTAVNVAVPKLVDDFHSKFETVQWAISGYALAQAAVIPLAGWITDRFGSKQIFIVSLVLFTLGSILCATAQSIDQLIFYRVLQGLGGGMVSPIAFAMTYRFSPPEKAGSIMGLMGMPILLAPALGPIIAGYLVDKVSWEWIFFINIPVGILGVILCALLLPSLPKKASTSLDMLGIILGPLAFSGLSYGLSEGGTSWTSDKTIIGLVVGVVALAAFIIVELARKKEPLLELRVFRSSLFTRGILIQWVLQFVMFGIIFSVPYFMQKLMGMSAFEAGMWTLPQAIAAGVFMPIGGRLYDRIGARPLVLIGLTIVGVGAFLISRIDPSDDAIQFLVPRAMLGMGMGLSFLALNTHLIQSAPSNLVSRVTSLTSAAQQIMTSFSVAGLTTIIANRTAHYVSRGDKPVPDAMSHGFHDAYLVLVGLAVFGLLCATTLRRPKTEGTQTPTAHVVDMG; this is translated from the coding sequence ATGTCGGCTCAACATGCAAAACAGCCCGTCACGGTTCCCTTCACGTCGATGCGGCAATTGATCGGTCCGCTGCTTGCCATCATCGTCGGTATTTTCATGGTTATTCTGGACAGCACGGCCGTAAACGTGGCGGTTCCGAAGCTCGTGGACGACTTCCACAGCAAGTTCGAAACGGTCCAATGGGCCATCTCGGGCTATGCGCTTGCACAGGCGGCTGTTATCCCCCTTGCCGGATGGATCACGGACCGCTTCGGTTCCAAGCAAATCTTCATCGTCTCGCTCGTCTTGTTCACGCTCGGCTCTATTCTGTGCGCGACGGCGCAATCCATCGACCAGCTCATCTTCTACCGGGTGCTGCAAGGACTCGGCGGCGGCATGGTCAGTCCGATCGCATTCGCGATGACGTATCGGTTCAGTCCGCCGGAGAAAGCAGGCTCCATCATGGGCTTGATGGGGATGCCGATTCTGCTGGCGCCAGCGCTCGGACCGATTATCGCCGGTTATTTGGTTGATAAAGTCAGTTGGGAATGGATCTTCTTCATCAACATTCCCGTCGGCATCCTCGGCGTCATTCTGTGCGCCTTGCTGCTTCCGAGCCTGCCGAAGAAAGCATCGACTTCGCTCGATATGCTGGGCATCATTCTCGGGCCGCTGGCGTTCTCCGGTCTGTCGTACGGTCTGAGCGAAGGCGGCACCAGCTGGACGTCGGACAAAACGATCATCGGTCTGGTCGTTGGCGTCGTGGCGCTCGCCGCCTTCATTATCGTGGAGCTCGCGCGCAAGAAAGAACCGCTGCTGGAATTGCGCGTCTTCCGCTCTTCCCTGTTCACGCGCGGCATTCTGATCCAATGGGTCTTGCAATTCGTCATGTTCGGCATCATCTTCTCCGTGCCCTACTTCATGCAGAAGCTAATGGGCATGTCCGCCTTCGAAGCGGGCATGTGGACGCTGCCTCAAGCGATCGCGGCAGGCGTATTCATGCCGATCGGCGGCAGGCTTTACGACCGGATCGGCGCTCGTCCGCTCGTGCTCATCGGCCTTACGATCGTCGGCGTCGGCGCCTTCTTGATCTCCCGCATCGATCCGTCGGACGACGCCATACAGTTCCTCGTTCCGCGCGCCATGCTCGGCATGGGCATGGGCTTGTCGTTCCTCGCGCTGAATACGCATTTGATCCAATCGGCGCCAAGCAATCTCGTCAGCCGCGTAACTTCGCTTACGAGCGCGGCGCAGCAAATTATGACGTCCTTCTCCGTCGCCGGTCTGACCACGATCATCGCCAACCGGACCGCTCACTACGTCAGCCGCGGAGATAAGCCGGTGCCCGATGCGATGTCGCATGGGTTCCACGATGCCTATCTCGTACTCGTCGGCCTCGCCGTATTCGGCCTGCTGTGCGCGACGACGCTTCGTCGTCCGAAGACCGAAGGTACGCAAACGCCCACTGCGCATGTGGTTGACATGGGGTAA
- a CDS encoding threonine aldolase family protein, which produces MNDTKTLQQAFNESLYPVGGHGKRNVGVLLEAFQGIDGGTDSDTYGSGAVIEQFQTEMAEYLGKTSSVFFPSGTMAQQIALRIWSDRSGKTKVAYHPLCHLEIHEQNGLRELHRLEPVLLADKTSLITLKDVEGLPDDVACLLLELPQREIGGQLPAFEEVEAISAHCRKRGIKLHLDGARLFEVLPYYRKSAAEVCALFDSVYISFYKGIGGIAGAILAGDTDFTEASKVWKRRHGGDLISLYPYIVPASRYFKERLPKMEQYYRDAVELAALYNGCQAVTTRPAVPVSNMFHVHVDLSKEAAERLMISVCEQTGVGLTHNINAVSDQSCYYEISLGDRYRAIPKDKLHDAFRLLRELMSGS; this is translated from the coding sequence ATGAACGACACCAAGACATTGCAGCAAGCGTTTAACGAATCGCTCTATCCCGTGGGAGGACACGGCAAACGGAACGTCGGCGTCCTGCTTGAGGCTTTCCAGGGAATCGACGGCGGCACGGACAGCGATACATACGGCTCGGGCGCAGTAATCGAACAATTTCAAACGGAAATGGCGGAGTACCTCGGGAAGACGTCGTCGGTGTTCTTCCCAAGCGGAACGATGGCGCAGCAGATCGCCCTGCGGATCTGGAGCGACCGGAGCGGGAAGACGAAGGTCGCCTACCATCCGCTCTGTCACTTGGAGATTCATGAGCAGAACGGCCTGAGGGAGCTGCACCGCCTCGAGCCCGTGCTGCTGGCGGATAAGACCAGCCTGATCACATTGAAGGACGTGGAAGGTTTGCCGGACGACGTCGCCTGCCTGCTGCTGGAACTGCCTCAGCGCGAGATCGGCGGCCAGCTGCCGGCCTTCGAGGAAGTGGAGGCCATCTCGGCCCACTGCCGCAAACGGGGGATCAAGCTTCACCTGGACGGCGCGAGGCTGTTCGAAGTGCTGCCGTATTACCGCAAGAGCGCCGCTGAAGTCTGCGCCTTGTTCGACAGCGTCTATATCTCGTTCTATAAGGGCATCGGCGGCATCGCCGGCGCGATTCTGGCCGGAGACACCGACTTTACGGAGGCGTCCAAGGTGTGGAAGCGCAGGCACGGCGGCGACTTGATCAGCCTATATCCGTACATCGTCCCGGCTTCGCGCTATTTCAAGGAACGCCTGCCGAAGATGGAGCAATATTATCGGGACGCCGTCGAACTGGCCGCATTGTATAACGGCTGCCAGGCCGTTACGACGAGGCCGGCCGTTCCGGTATCCAATATGTTCCACGTGCATGTGGACTTGTCCAAAGAAGCGGCCGAACGGCTGATGATCTCGGTCTGCGAGCAGACCGGCGTAGGATTGACGCACAATATCAACGCCGTCTCGGATCAAAGCTGCTACTACGAGATCAGCCTGGGCGATCGTTACCGCGCCATACCGAAGGACAAGCTGCACGACGCGTTCCGGCTGCTTCGCGAGTTGATGAGCGGCAGCTAG
- a CDS encoding SDR family NAD(P)-dependent oxidoreductase: MNIVITGASRGLGFELAIAAAKRGHHIIAGVRDKAAAEPRFAKLEASLQGQIELFELDVTSEASARQLADELQQRDVTVDALVNNAAILLGRDDKIESLQFGDIAESFETNLFGPIKMVQALMPLLRKASMPSIMNISSEAGAYATVYAGDYPYGLSKSALTYFSEKLRKELEPQGFQVLAIHPGWIRTDMGGERAPGDPVETAEQLVKLLERVRPLRLKNHGYVDPAGRELQI; the protein is encoded by the coding sequence ATGAATATTGTCATCACCGGAGCAAGCCGAGGACTTGGGTTCGAGCTTGCGATCGCCGCCGCAAAACGCGGCCATCATATTATTGCAGGGGTTCGCGACAAAGCAGCGGCCGAGCCGCGTTTCGCGAAACTCGAGGCGTCGCTGCAAGGGCAAATCGAGTTGTTCGAGCTTGATGTGACTAGCGAAGCTTCGGCCCGCCAGCTCGCGGACGAATTGCAGCAGAGGGACGTGACCGTCGATGCGCTCGTGAATAACGCCGCGATCCTGCTCGGCCGCGACGATAAGATTGAATCGCTGCAATTTGGCGATATAGCCGAGTCGTTCGAGACGAATTTGTTCGGTCCGATCAAAATGGTTCAAGCGTTGATGCCGCTGCTTCGCAAAGCGAGCATGCCGTCCATCATGAACATCTCCTCCGAGGCAGGCGCGTACGCGACTGTATATGCAGGCGATTATCCGTACGGACTGTCGAAATCCGCCCTTACGTATTTCTCGGAGAAGCTCCGCAAAGAGCTTGAACCGCAAGGCTTCCAAGTGCTGGCCATCCATCCCGGCTGGATCAGAACGGATATGGGCGGCGAGCGGGCGCCCGGCGATCCGGTAGAAACGGCGGAACAGCTGGTGAAGCTTCTGGAGCGCGTTCGTCCGCTGCGACTGAAGAACCATGGTTATGTGGATCCGGCAGGCCGGGAACTGCAAATCTAA
- a CDS encoding thymidine kinase encodes MAQLYYKYGTMNSGKSFEIIKVAHNYEEQGKRVLIYSPSFSARGTSQLVGSRVGFEREAIPVDDDTDLYANVKSHLSTSGPKQIYCVLIDEAQFLKKHHILALTRVVDELNIPVMAFGLKNDFQNQLFEGSYNLLVQADKIEEIKTICWYCDRKATMVIRFLGGKPVNAGEQIQIGGNEDYKPVCRRCYNQAFRAVDTALDSDSAPNNGS; translated from the coding sequence TTGGCACAACTCTATTATAAATACGGAACCATGAACAGCGGCAAATCGTTCGAAATCATCAAGGTCGCTCACAACTACGAAGAACAAGGCAAGCGGGTCCTTATTTATTCGCCGTCCTTCAGCGCCCGCGGGACATCGCAGCTGGTCGGCTCGCGCGTCGGCTTCGAGCGCGAAGCCATTCCCGTCGACGACGACACCGATTTGTACGCGAACGTCAAATCCCATCTGTCCACGTCGGGGCCGAAGCAGATTTACTGCGTGCTCATCGACGAGGCGCAGTTTCTGAAGAAACACCATATCTTGGCTTTGACGCGGGTCGTCGACGAACTGAACATCCCCGTCATGGCGTTCGGACTGAAGAACGATTTTCAAAACCAGCTCTTCGAGGGCAGCTACAATCTGCTCGTGCAAGCCGACAAAATCGAGGAAATCAAGACGATCTGCTGGTATTGCGACCGCAAAGCGACCATGGTCATCCGATTCCTGGGCGGCAAGCCGGTCAACGCCGGCGAGCAGATCCAAATCGGGGGCAACGAGGATTACAAGCCGGTTTGCAGGCGCTGCTATAATCAAGCTTTCCGTGCCGTCGATACCGCATTGGATTCGGATTCGGCGCCTAATAACGGAAGCTAA
- a CDS encoding copper amine oxidase N-terminal domain-containing protein, with product MRRHLGMLFLSLTLVLAILPPAARAQSQTPAISVALNDVPITMPAAPYIEKGVTMVPFRAIFEALQLTVQWNPATQTVKGANNWMTLELRVGDRNASVDGKPVSTDTPAVLHGASVYVPLRFIGEATGNIVLWDAAAHKIDIRSGHAWQGQVAHNNGRTRTLRLMRLDVNVYHFMSETKTTADGRFSFDGLEEGKDYMVQGAWPEDADIRPCQFGYRRWNLCDQLTSFGHPAAVFRIVTPDGDPIDSYSQPLALENAGNSVPLVNAPGMYVAESLTDGAAYTVSFDLNANLYSSFDAPAPYTFTYRTGEPVLYDLRLTAAPAPQAAGKLVNEAGTPFNNATIMVTSESKDSGRPAVRFHVPVQPDGSFALRGLVAGTHYSYDVITPHWTRPSLGDYTDLFSHAFEYSGAIVDLGTLTLHPIQLRGTIKDNAGHPLSASVVLKDASGNTIAVSSDGRATAVTSVIGAGYFGLGGMIEGQAYTVTATTQVMKKTKTVNGITYLQRLELPKPITFVYAKGMADIELVMN from the coding sequence ATGCGGCGTCATTTAGGTATGCTTTTTCTAAGTTTAACCTTGGTTCTCGCGATTCTTCCGCCGGCTGCGCGGGCGCAGAGCCAAACGCCGGCGATATCGGTTGCTTTGAACGATGTGCCAATCACCATGCCGGCAGCGCCTTACATCGAGAAGGGGGTCACGATGGTACCGTTTCGGGCGATCTTCGAAGCCTTGCAGTTGACGGTCCAATGGAATCCGGCGACGCAGACCGTGAAAGGCGCGAATAACTGGATGACGTTGGAGCTGCGCGTTGGGGATCGGAATGCCAGCGTCGACGGCAAACCGGTTTCGACGGATACGCCTGCGGTGCTGCACGGCGCGTCCGTCTACGTGCCGCTTCGTTTCATAGGGGAAGCGACAGGCAATATCGTGCTATGGGATGCGGCGGCGCATAAGATCGACATTCGTTCCGGACATGCTTGGCAGGGACAAGTGGCCCATAATAACGGCCGTACACGGACCCTACGGTTAATGCGCCTGGATGTCAATGTGTATCATTTCATGTCCGAAACGAAGACGACGGCCGACGGCCGTTTCAGCTTCGACGGGCTTGAGGAAGGCAAGGATTACATGGTACAAGGCGCTTGGCCGGAAGATGCCGACATTCGGCCTTGCCAGTTCGGCTATCGGCGATGGAACCTATGCGATCAGCTGACTTCGTTCGGCCATCCGGCCGCCGTATTTCGAATCGTAACGCCGGACGGCGATCCGATCGACAGCTATTCGCAGCCTCTTGCACTCGAGAATGCGGGCAATTCGGTACCATTAGTGAACGCGCCTGGCATGTATGTTGCCGAATCGCTGACGGACGGCGCTGCTTATACGGTATCGTTCGATCTGAATGCGAACCTGTACAGCTCCTTCGATGCTCCGGCTCCGTATACGTTCACTTATCGCACCGGGGAACCCGTCCTCTACGATCTTCGATTAACGGCTGCGCCTGCCCCGCAGGCCGCGGGCAAGCTCGTGAATGAAGCGGGAACCCCGTTTAACAATGCGACAATCATGGTTACGTCGGAGAGTAAGGATAGCGGCCGGCCAGCCGTTCGATTTCATGTTCCGGTGCAGCCGGATGGCAGTTTCGCCTTGCGCGGTCTTGTCGCGGGAACGCATTATTCCTATGATGTGATTACGCCACATTGGACGCGTCCTTCGTTAGGCGATTATACGGATCTGTTCTCCCATGCTTTCGAATATTCCGGCGCGATCGTCGATCTCGGCACCTTGACGCTCCATCCGATTCAACTGCGCGGCACGATCAAAGACAATGCCGGGCATCCGCTCAGCGCGAGCGTTGTGTTGAAGGATGCCAGCGGCAATACCATTGCCGTATCCTCCGATGGCAGAGCCACGGCCGTAACTTCCGTAATCGGTGCAGGGTATTTCGGACTCGGAGGGATGATCGAAGGCCAGGCGTATACGGTCACGGCAACGACGCAGGTCATGAAAAAAACAAAGACCGTTAACGGCATCACTTATTTGCAGCGACTGGAATTGCCGAAGCCGATTACTTTCGTGTACGCGAAAGGGATGGCCGATATCGAACTCGTCATGAACTAG
- a CDS encoding trypsin-like peptidase domain-containing protein, giving the protein MKSWLSIILSSLILAGGAVSVYVLNDKWNDPVVEASSALGKPGAVVKTSAAKPDLKTVIQGDQKKVVAVEVTTYEGKATGSGFIYNSKGDIVTNAHVVADAQGIKVKASDGSLYTGKLIGVNPEKDIALIRADGLSGREPLEIDAGAKIDIGDEVIAFGSPLGLDNTVTTGIISGLNRDFDIEETSYKGLYQISAPITHGNSGGPLVLKSSGKVIGINSAGEEQGSIGFSIPIGQAKAMIEDWSQHPDSKLAADTAGSGDALDEGEFTKETMSSGAEYTVRSFYEALGSKDYVTAYSLLGSDWQTKTSYEAFRKGYLYTLAVSVTRVTVTSADSQSAQLTAVIEAYEDKKSGDTVISTYSVKYTIKPENGVLKIITGKGKKL; this is encoded by the coding sequence ATGAAATCATGGCTTTCCATTATCTTATCGTCCCTTATCCTCGCAGGGGGAGCGGTGTCGGTATACGTGCTGAACGACAAGTGGAACGATCCGGTCGTAGAGGCTTCCTCCGCCCTCGGCAAGCCGGGCGCGGTCGTCAAGACTTCAGCCGCCAAGCCGGATCTGAAGACCGTCATTCAGGGCGATCAGAAGAAGGTCGTTGCCGTCGAAGTGACGACATATGAAGGCAAGGCTACCGGTTCCGGCTTTATCTATAACAGCAAAGGCGATATCGTCACGAATGCGCATGTCGTCGCCGACGCGCAAGGCATTAAAGTGAAGGCGTCCGACGGCAGCCTCTATACGGGCAAATTGATCGGCGTCAATCCGGAGAAGGATATCGCGCTTATACGCGCCGATGGACTGTCTGGAAGGGAGCCGCTGGAGATCGACGCGGGAGCGAAGATCGATATCGGCGATGAGGTTATCGCCTTCGGCAGCCCGCTCGGCCTTGATAATACGGTAACGACAGGCATCATCAGCGGATTGAACCGCGATTTCGACATTGAGGAGACAAGTTATAAAGGCCTCTATCAGATCTCCGCTCCGATTACGCACGGCAACAGCGGCGGGCCGCTCGTGCTGAAGTCCAGCGGGAAGGTCATCGGCATTAATTCGGCCGGCGAGGAACAAGGGAGCATCGGCTTCAGCATTCCGATCGGGCAAGCGAAAGCGATGATCGAGGATTGGAGCCAGCATCCCGATTCCAAGCTTGCTGCCGACACGGCCGGATCAGGCGATGCGTTAGACGAAGGCGAATTCACGAAAGAAACGATGTCGAGCGGGGCGGAATATACGGTGCGCAGCTTCTATGAGGCGCTTGGGAGCAAAGACTACGTCACGGCGTACAGCTTGCTCGGCAGCGACTGGCAGACGAAGACGTCGTACGAAGCGTTTCGCAAAGGCTATCTGTATACGCTGGCCGTCAGCGTAACGCGAGTAACGGTCACATCGGCCGATTCGCAGTCCGCGCAGCTCACGGCTGTGATCGAAGCCTATGAGGACAAGAAGAGCGGCGACACCGTCATAAGCACCTACAGCGTGAAATATACCATCAAGCCGGAGA
- a CDS encoding FxLYD domain-containing protein yields MFCTQCGGSIAAKSRFCNHCGSPIHDEPGASAAEAELQAGAEETAVAAVMDDGHYRHDAVTVARTANDREVPRQRKRARAWTYLLPISCLLAAGIGGAGDYLYQQHQSKQANALLRSGEALALNGKYAEAKAQFEQALELRPTHAVLLADQSVLTDVMKLDDSLKAADAKAQKKQYDQAIKDIHSLQKTIASRDGAIYKKLVSQTAAKEEAFVVGQVKDSIAAKKTVNELLPLLETLKPYSGPAAASTVKNVKQKIVDLSYESSSSALNSRNFEKALAIVADALKQDAQNAKLLGLQKTIQAKQKAFEEAEQKRIEQAVEASTKEDMNNRTKGIQLVSLHAGLNDYGYFQIDGEVKNAATRPISSVTVYYDLKDAYGNVIYHDTVYVTPYYLAIGDKATFDNSYYYDGSMYSVSVTNMEWQLE; encoded by the coding sequence ATGTTTTGTACACAATGCGGAGGCTCGATTGCCGCGAAGAGCAGGTTTTGCAACCATTGCGGCTCGCCGATTCATGATGAACCGGGTGCGTCTGCCGCGGAAGCCGAATTGCAGGCAGGTGCGGAAGAGACGGCTGTCGCCGCGGTCATGGATGACGGCCATTACCGTCACGACGCGGTGACCGTTGCCCGGACGGCGAATGATAGAGAAGTACCGCGTCAGCGTAAGCGCGCGCGAGCTTGGACGTATTTGCTCCCGATCAGCTGCTTGCTGGCGGCGGGGATCGGCGGAGCCGGCGATTACCTGTACCAACAGCATCAATCGAAGCAGGCGAACGCGCTGCTGCGGTCGGGAGAAGCGTTGGCGCTGAATGGAAAATACGCCGAAGCCAAGGCGCAATTCGAGCAGGCGCTCGAACTGCGTCCGACGCACGCCGTGCTGCTGGCCGACCAGTCCGTGCTCACCGACGTCATGAAGCTGGACGATAGTCTGAAGGCGGCGGATGCCAAGGCGCAGAAGAAGCAATACGATCAAGCGATCAAAGACATTCATTCGCTCCAGAAGACGATTGCGTCCCGCGACGGGGCGATCTATAAGAAGCTGGTATCGCAGACGGCAGCCAAGGAGGAGGCCTTCGTCGTTGGCCAGGTGAAGGACAGCATCGCCGCGAAGAAGACCGTGAACGAGCTGCTGCCGCTGTTGGAGACGTTAAAGCCGTATTCCGGGCCAGCCGCGGCGAGTACCGTCAAGAACGTGAAACAGAAGATCGTCGATCTGTCGTACGAATCGTCTTCGTCGGCATTGAACAGCCGGAATTTCGAGAAGGCGCTGGCGATCGTTGCCGACGCGCTCAAGCAGGATGCGCAGAACGCGAAATTGCTCGGTCTGCAGAAGACGATCCAAGCGAAGCAGAAGGCGTTCGAGGAAGCGGAGCAGAAGCGTATCGAGCAGGCGGTCGAAGCTTCCACGAAGGAAGACATGAACAACAGGACGAAAGGGATCCAGCTGGTATCCCTTCATGCCGGACTCAACGATTACGGGTATTTCCAAATCGACGGAGAAGTGAAGAACGCGGCTACGCGGCCGATCAGCTCCGTGACGGTTTATTATGATTTGAAGGACGCCTACGGCAACGTGATCTATCATGATACGGTTTATGTAACGCCGTATTATCTGGCGATCGGCGACAAGGCAACGTTCGATAACAGCTATTATTATGACGGTTCCATGTATTCGGTTTCGGTAACGAACATGGAATGGCAGCTGGAATAG